From the genome of Streptomyces sp. SID8374:
GGCCGAGGACGGACATGAGCCCGCCCCGGATCCGCACGAGCCGTCGCTGTCGGGGCGTCGCGGGAGAAGTCCGTCTGCGGATGTTCGATCCCCTTCGCCCCACCAGCCCCCACCCCGTGCGCGAGGGCTGGTGCGGGTGCCGAACAGCGGGTACAGGGGTTACATACGGATCAGTAGGCAGCGACTAGCAGTCCGTGTGCCCAGGTGCCCGTCCGTCCTGGTGATGCGCGGCGAGGTGAGGCCCTCATGTCCGCACCACACAACACCCCCCAGGTCCCCAAAGCGCCCAAGGTCACCGAGCGTGAGGCGCGCCGGGTCGCCGAGGCCGCCCGTGAGCAGGACTGGCGCAAGCCCAGCTTCGCCAAGGAGCTGTTCCTGGGGCGGTTCCGGCTTGATCTGATCCATCCGCACCCCCTGCCACCGCCCGATGACATCCGGCGCGGTGAGGAGTTCCTCGCGCGGCTGCGGGCCTTCTGCGAGGCGCACATCGACAGCGCGCGGATCGAGCGCGAGGCGAAGATCCCTGACGAGGTGGTCCGCGGGCTCAAGGAGCTCGGGGCGCTGGGCATGAAGATCGAGACCAAGTACGGCGGGCTCGGGCTCACCCAGGTGTACTACAACAAGGCCCTCGCCCTCGTCGGCTCCGCGAGCCCCGCCATCGGGGCGCTGCTCTCGGCGCATCAGTCGATCGGCGTACCGCAGCCGCTGAAGATTTTCGGCACCCAGGAGCAGAAGGACGCCTTCCTGCCCCGGCTCGCCACCACCGACATCTCCGCGTTCCTGCTGACCGAGCCCGACGTCGGCTCCGACCCCGCCCGGCTCGCCACCACCGCCGTGCCCGACGGGAACGACTACCTGCTGGACGGGGTGAAGCTCTGGACCACCAATGGTGTTGTCGCCGATCTGTTGGTCGTCATGGCTCGGGTTCCTGCTTCCGAGGGGCACCCCGGCGGCATCACCGCCTTCGTCGTCGAGGCCGACGCCCCCGGCGTCACCGTGGAGCACCGCAACGCCTTCATGGGGCTGCGCGGCATCGAGAACGGCGTCACCCGCTTCCATCAGGTCCGGGTCCCCGCCGTGAACCGGATCGGGCCCGAGGGCGCCGGGCTGAAGATCGCGCTGACCACCCTCAACACCGGGCGCCTCTCGCTGCCCGCCATGTGTGTCGGGGCGGGGAAGTGGTGTCTGAAGATCGCCCGCGAATGGTCCGCCGTACGGGAGCAGTGGGGGCGGCCCGTCGCGAAGCATGAGGCGGTCGGGGCGAAGATCTCCTTCATCGCGGCCACCACCTTCGCCCTGGAGGCGATCGTCGACCTCTCCTCGCAGATGGCCGACGAGGACCGCAACGACATCCGTATCGAGGCCGCCCTCGCCAAGCTGTACGGCTCCGAGATGGGCTGGCTCATCGCCGACGAACTGGTCCAGATCCGCGGCGGGCGCGGCTTCGAGACCGCCGAGTCGCTGGCCGCCCGCGGGGAGCGGGCCGTTCCGGCCGAGCAGATGCTCCGGGACATGAGGATCAACCGGATCTTCGAGGGCTCCACCGAGATCATGCACCTGCTGATCGCCCGCGAGGCCGTCGACGCCCACCTCAAGGTCGCCGGGGACATCATCGACCCGGAGAAGGCGCTCGCCGACAAGGCCAAGGCGGGTGCCAACGCGGCCGGGTTCTACGCCCGCTGGCTGCCCCAGCTCGTCACCGGGGCCGGGCAACTTCCGCGTACGTACGGCGAGTTCAACCCTGCCGGCCACCGCGACCTCTCCGGCCACCTCCGGTATGTGGAGCGCTCCTCGCGCAAGCTCGCCCGGTCCACCTTCTACGCCATGTCCCGCTGGCAGGGCCGGATGGAGACCAAGCAGGGCTTCCTCGGCCGGATCGTCGACATCGGCGCCGAACTCTTCGCCATGTCCGCCGCCTGCGTCCGCGCCGAGCATCTGCGGGGCGCCGGGGAGCACGGCCGTGAGGCCTACCAGCTCGCCGACGCCTTCTGCCGCCAGTCCCGCGTCCGGGTGGAGGAGTTGTTCGGCCGGTTGTGGTCCAACACCGACGACCTGGACCGGCGTGTGGTGGACGGCGTGCTCTCCGGTACGTACACCTGGCTGGAGGAGGGCGTCATCGACCCCAGCGGCGAAGGGCCCTGGATCGCGGACGCCGCCCCCGGGCCCTCCGCCCGGGAGAACCAGCACCGGCCGGTGCGCTGACCGGAGCCTGCCGGTCCGCGACCCGGCCGGTGCGCTGACCAGGAGCCCGCCGGTGCGCTGACCGGAGCCCGCCGGTCCGCGACCCGGGGCCGTGACCCGGAAGCCCGGAGCACAGCTCCCACAGGGGGCGCGTCCGTACGCCGGGCGCGCCCCCTCCGTACCGAATCCCCGCCCCACCGGGACGCGCTGTCCCCACGCACAGCCGGAGCGGCAACAATGGGGGGTATGAGCGACAGCCCCGCCCCCCTCGCCGATCCGCATCTCCTCTTCGACACCGCGGACGGCCGCCGGGATCTGGTGATCCTCGGCTCCACCGGGTCCATCGGCACCCAGGCCATCGACCTGGTCCTGCGCAACCCCGACCGCTTCCGGGTCACCGCGCTCTCCGCCGCCGGCGGCCGGACCGCCCTCCTCGCCGAGCAGGCGCACCTCCTGCGGGTGAACGCGGTCGCCGTCGCCGACCCGGGCGCCGTCCCCGCCCTGCGTGAGGCGCTGCGTGAGCGGTACGGGGCCGGGGAGCCGCTCCCCGAACTCCTCGCCGGGCCCGACGCGGCGGCCACCCTCGCCGCGAGCGACTGCCACACCGTGCTCAACGGGATCACCGGCTCCATCGGGCTCGCCCCGACGCTGGCCGCGCTGAAGGCGGGCCGCACGCTCGCCCTGGCCAACAAGGAGTCGCTGATCGTCGGCGGCCCGCTGGTGAAGGCGCTCGCCGCCCCCGGCCAGATCATCCCGGTCGACTCCGAGCACGCCGCGCTCTTCCAGGCCCTGGCGGCCGGTAAACGCTCCGATGTCCGCAAGCTCGTCGTCACCGCCTCCGGCGGGCCCTTCCGGGGCCGTACGCGCGAGGAGCTGGCCGACGTCACCCGCGAGCAGGCCCTGACCCACCCCACCTGGGCGATGGGCCCGGTCATCACGATCAACTCCGCGACGCTCGTCAACAAGGGGCTTGAGGTCATCGAGGCGCACCTCCTCTACGACATCCCCTTCGACCGCATCGAGGTCGTGGTCCACCCGCAGTCCTACGTGCACTCCATGGTCGAGTTCACCGACGGCTCCACCCTCGCCCAGGCCACCCCGCCCGACATGGGCGGACCCATCGCCATCGGCCTCGGCTGGCCCGAGCGGGTCCCGGACGCGGCCCCCGCCTTCGACTGGTCGAAGGCGTCCACGTGGGAGTTCTTCCCGCTGGACACCGAGGCCTTCCCGTCGGTCGCCCTCGCCCGCCATGTCGGTACGCTCGGCTCCACGGCACCCGCCGTCTTCAACGCGGCCAACGAGGAGTGCGTGGACGCCTTCCTCGCCGGACAGCTGCCGTTCAACGGAATCATGGATACGGTCACCGCTGTGGTGACCGAACACGGCACCCCCGCCCCGGGAACCCCGCTCAGCCTCGCGGACGTCCTCGAAGCGGAAACCTGGGCCCGCGCACGGGCCCGGGAACTCTCGGCGAAAGCGACAGCGGAGGCGCGCGCATGAGTCTGACCTCGATCCTGCTGACGGTCCTGGGGATCGCCGTCTTCGTCGTGGGCCTGCTGTTCTCCATCGCCTGGCACGAGCTGGGCCACCTCTCCACGGCCAAGATGTTCGGCATCCGGGTGCCGCAGTACATGGTCGGATTCGGCCCGACGATCTGGTCGAAGCAGAAGGGCGACACCGAGTACGGCATCAAGGCCATCCCGGCCGGCGGCTACATCCGCATGATCGGGATGTTCCCGCCCGGCGCCGACGGCCGCCTCGAAGCCCGCTCCACCTCGCCGTGGCGCGGCATGATCGAGGACGCCCGCTCCGCCGCGTACGAGGAGCTGGAGCCCGGCGACGAGAAGCGGCTCTTCTACACGCGCAAGCCGTGGAAGCGCGTCATCGTGATGTTCGCCGGCCCGTTCATGAACCTGATCCTCGCCGTCGCGATCTTCATGGGCGTCGCGATGACCTTCGGCTTCCAGACGCAGACCACCGAGGTCGCCGGCGTACAGCAGTGTGTGATCTCGCAGAGCGAGAAGCGCGACACCTGCAAGAGCACCGACCCGGTCTCCCCGGCCAAGGCCGCGGGGCTCCAGGAGGGCGACAGGATCGTCGCCTTCGACGGGCAGAAGGTCGACGACTGGGCCACGCTCTCGGACCGCATCCGCAACACCATCGGCCCCGCCACCATCACCGTGGAGCGCGGCGGCCAGGAGGTCACCCTCAACGCCGTCCTGCGGGAGAACGCCGTCGCGAAGAAGGACGGCAGGGGCGATGTCATCCCGGACCAGTACATCAAGGCGGGCTACCTCGGCTTCGCCGCCCAGACCGAGATCGTGCCGCTCTCCTTCGGCGACTCCGTCGTGCGCATGGGCGACATGATCGAGAACGGTGTCGACGCGATCATCGCGCTGCCCTCCAAGATCCCGGACCTGTGGAACGCGGCGTTCAGCGACGGCCAGCGCGCCGACGACTCACCGGTCGGTGTCGTGGGCGCCGCCCGGATCGGCGGCGAGGTGATGAACCTCGACATCCCGGCGCAGAACCAGGTCGCGATGATGCTGTTCCTGCTGGCGGGGTTCAACCTGTCGTTGTTCCTGTTCAACATGTTGCCGCTGCTCCCACTGGACGGGGGGCACATCGCGGGCGCGCTCTGGGAGTCGCTGCGGCGCAATGTGGCCAAGGTCTTCCGGCGCCCCGACCCGGGCCCGTTCGACGTGGCCAAGCTGATGCCGGTCGCCTATGTGGTCGCCGGGCTCTTCATCTGCTTCACGCTGCTGGTCCTGGTGGCCGACATCGTGAATCCGGTCAAGATCACCTGATGGTCCGATAAGTGAACGCCTCATCCGCCCCAGAAGTGGCCGCCGGGCACACGCGTCGTGTCCGGTCGGTCACCATCTGGTTGACTTGTCCGTACGGTGCGTGCGCCCCGGCTCCGGTGCCGTAACCTCGAAGCCTGGAGCCCGCCGACATCGGGACCTTGATCCACACCTTGGGGATGCACAGCGCATGACTGCGATTTCTCTCGGAATGCCGGCCGTTCCGACCAAGCTCGCCGACCGACGGGTCAGCCGACAGATCCAGGTCGGCTCGGTCGCGGTCGGCGGTGACGCGCCCGTTTCCGTGCAGTCGATGACGACGACACGTACGTCGGACATCGGTGCCACCCTCCAGCAGATCGCCGAGCTGACGGCCTCCGGCTGCCAGATCGTCCGGGTGGCCTGCCCGACCCAGGACGACGCCGACGCCCTCGCCACGATCGCCCGCAAGTCGCAGATCCCGGTGATCGCCGACATCCACTTCCAGCCGAAGTACGTCTTCGCCGCGATCGACGCGGGCTGCGCGGCGGTCCGGGTGAACCCCGGCAACATCAAGCAGTTCGACGACAAGGTCAAGGAGATCGCCAAGGCGGCCTCCGAGACCCGCACCCCGATCCGGATCGGCGTCAACGCCGGCTCCCTGGACGCGCGGCTCCTGAAGAAGTACGGCAAGGCCACCCCCGAGGCCCTCGTCGAGTCCGCCCTGTGGGAGGCGTCCCTCTTCGAGGAGCACGGCTTCGGCGACATCAAGATCTCGGTCAAGCACAACGACCCGGTCGTCATGGTCAACGCCTACCGCCAGCTCGCCGCCCGGAGCGACTACCCGCTCCACCTCGGCGTCACCGAGGCCGGACCGGCGTTCCAGGGCACCATCAAGTCGGCCGTCGCCTTCGGTGCCCTGCTCTCCGAGGGCATCGGCGACACCATCCGCGTCTCCCTCTCGGCCCCGCCCGCCGAGGAGGTCAAGGTCGGCCTCCAGATCCTGGAGGCGCTGAACCTCAAGCAGCGCCGCCTGGAGATCGTCTCCTGCCCCTCCTGCGGCCGCGCCCAGGTCGACGTCTACAAGCTCGCCGACCAGGTCAGCGCCGGTCTGGAGGGCATGGAGGTCCCGCTGCGCGTCGCGGTCATGGGCTGCGTCGTCAACGGCCCCGGCGAGGCCCGCGAGGCCGACCTCGGGGTCGCCTCCGGCAACGGCAAGGGCCAGATCTTCGTCAAGGGCGAGGTCATCAAGACCGTCCCCGAGTCGAAGATCGTCGAGACCCTCATCGAGGAAGCCCTCAAGATCGCCGAGCAGATGGAGAAGGACGGCATCGCCTCGGGCGAGCCCCAGGTCTCCATCAGCTGACCTGCGTCTTCGACGGTTCCCACCGCCCCGCCGAGCCTCGTGCCCGGCGGGGCGGCGGCGTGTCCACGGCCGGTCCGAGAGCCCGCTTCCGGACCCGGGCAGCGTTCTCCGGCCTTGTTGGGTACAGTGCGGAAATCAGCAGACCGCATGGTGAGGCCCCCTCGTGTTGACGCAGACCACCACCCGGGTCCTCGAACCCAGCGACCTCGGCGCAGCGCTCGCCATCCTGGAGAGCGAGCCCGTGGCCAACGCCTTCGTCACGTCCCGCGTGCAGGTCGCGGGACTCGATCCCTGGCGCCTCGGCGGCGAGATGTGGGGCTGGTACGCCGACGGCAGGCTCCGCTCCCTCTGCTACGCCGGTGCCAACCTGGTACCCATCTGCGCCGGGCCCGAAGCCGTACGCGCCTTCGCCGACCGGGCCCGCCGGGCCGGCCGCCGCTGCTCCTCCATCGTCGGCCCCGCCGAACCCACCGCCCTGCTCTGGCGCCTGCTGGAGCCGGGCTGGGGACCCGCCCGCGAGGTCCGCGCCAACCAGCCCCTCATGGTCACCGAGAGCCCGTCCGCCGACGTGACCCCCGACCCGCTCGTCCGCCGCATCCGCAAGGACGAGACCGAGGTCCTGATGCCGGCCTGCGTGGCGATGTTCACCGAGGAGGTCGGCATCTCCCCGCTCGCCGGGGACGGCGGCCTCCTCTACCAGGCCCGGGTCGCCGAACTCATCGGCGCCGGACGCTCCTTCGCCCGCATCGACGACGGCAAGGTCGTCTTCAAGGCGGAGATCGGCGCCGCCACCACCCAGGCCTGCCAGATCCAGGGCGTCTGGGTCGCCCCCGAACACCGCGGCAAGGGCCTCTCCGAGACCGGCATGGCCGCCGTCCTGCGCTATGCCCTCGCCGACGTCGCCCCCGTCGTCAGCCTCTACGTGAACGACTACAACACCCCCGCCCGCAAGGCCTACCACCGCGTCGGCTTCCGCGAGACGGGCACCTTCATGAGCGTTCTGTTCTGAGCGGCCCATACGTCTGAGCTGCCCGTACGGGGGTCTCTTCCCGGCCGCCGCGCGTTCCGGCCCCACCGCCCCGGCCAGTAGGGTTCGCGCATGGCACCAGCAGTCACCGGGAACGGCCCCGCGGACCCCGGCATCGAGGTCGGCCCCATCGACCTGGCCGCACGCGTCGACGAAGCCCTCCACGTCCAGGCCGCCGCCTTCGGGCTCAGCCAGGACGAGATCGACGTACGCCGCCACATCGTCCTGCGCCACCTCGACCACCCCGGGGCCCGCGCGCTCGGCGCCCTCACCCCCGACGGGCGGCTCGTCGGCTTCGTCTACGGGCTGCCCAACGACCGCGCCCACTGGTGGTCCACCGTCGTGGAGCCCTACCTGCGGGCCACCGGCTCCGACGGCTGGCTGGACGACTCCTTCGTCATCACCGAGCTGCACGTCCACCCCGACCACCAGCAGCACGGCCTCGGCCGCACCCTGATCACCACCATCACCGACGGCGTCCCGCACCCCCGGTCGATCCTCTCCGCGATCGACAAGGACAGCCCCGCCCGCGCCCTCTACCGCGCCCTCGGCTACCGCGACCTGGCCCGCCAGGTGGTCTTCCCCAGCGCCCCGCTGCCGTACGCGGTGATGGGCGCGCCCCTGCCGCTCCGGCGGCCCCGGGGCTGAATCGATTTCCGCCTGCCCGCACCCCCCGGCTAACCTCGGGCTCACCACCCTTGCGAGCAGGAGTTCATCATGGCCCAGGTCCAGCGCATGTCCCGATTGATGATCAAGACACTGCGCGACGACCCGGCGGACGCCGAGACGCTCAGCCACAAGCTGCTGGTCCGCGCCGGGTACGTGCGCCGCAACGCGGCCGGCATCTGGTCCTGGCTGCCGCTCGGCAAGAAGGTCCTGGACAACATCTCCAACGTGGTCCGCGAGGAGATGGACGCCATCGGCGCCCAGGAGGTCCTGCTCCCCGCCCTGCTGCCCAAGGAGCCCTACGAGGCGTCCGGCCGCTGGGAGGAGTACGGCGACCTGCTCTTCCGCCTCCAGGACCGCAAGGGCGGCGACTACCTCCTCGGCCCGACCCACGAGGAGATCTTCACCCAGACCGTCAAGGACCAGTGCACGTCCTACAAGGACCTGCCGGTGATGCTCTACCAGATCCAGACGAAGTACCGCGACGAGGCGCGCCCCCGCTCCGGTGTGCTCCGCGGCCGCGAGTTCCAGATGAAGGACTCGTACAGCTTCGACACCACCGACGAGGGCCTCGCGCACTCCTACGCCCTGCACCGGGCCGCGTACATCAAGATCTTCGAGCGCCTGGGCCTGGACCACCGCATCGTCTCCGCCGTCTCCGGCGCGATGGGCGGCTCGGCCTCCGAGGAGTTCCTGGCGCCCGCCGCCGCCGGGGAGGACACCTTCGCGGACTGCCCCAACTGCGACTACGCCGCCAACACCGAGGCCGTGACCTTCGCGCTCGCCCCGGTCGACGGCTCGGCGCACGGCGCGGTCGAGGAGCTGGACACCCCCGACACCCCGACCATCGAGACCCTCGCCGCGCACCTGGGCGTCCCCGCCTCGGCCACCCTGAAGAACCTGCTGGTCAAGGTGGACGGCGAGATCGTGGCCGTCGGCGTCCCCGGCCACCGCGAGGTCGACCTCGGCAAGCTCGGCGAGCACCTGGCGCCCGCCGTCGTGGAGCTGGTCACCGCCGAGGACTTCGTCGGCCGTGACGACCTCGTACGCGGCTACGTCGGCCCCCAGGGCCTGGAGAAGGTCCGCTACCTCGCGGACCCCCGCGTCGCCCCCGGCACCGCCTGGATCACCGGTGCCAACAAGGACGGCAAGCACGCCAAGAACGTCGTCGCGGGCCGTGACTTCGAGGTCGACCAGTACCTCGACGTCGTCGTGGTCGAGGAGGGCGACCCCTGCCCCAAGTGCGGCGCCGGCCTCACCCTGGACCGCGCCATCGAGATCGGCCACATCTTCCAGCTCGGCCGCAAGTACGCCGACACCTTCCAGCTGGACGTGCTGGGCCAGCAGGGCAAGCCGGTCCGCGTCACGATGGGCTCGTACGGCATCGGCGTCTCCCGCGCGGTGGCCGCCCTCACCGAGCAGACCGCCGACGACAAGGGCCTGTGCTGGCCCCGCGAGGTCGCCCCGGCCGACGTCCACGTCGTCGCCGCGGGCAAGGCCCTCCAGACGGAGCTGGCCCTCGACGTCTCGGAGAAGCTCAACGCGGCGGGCCTGCGCGTCCTGGTCGACGACCGCCCCGGCGTCTCGCCCGGCGTGAAGTTCACCGACTCCGAGCTGATCGGCGTGCCGAAGATCCTGGTCGCCGGCCGCCGCTCGGCCGACGGCGTCCTGGAGCTGAAGGACCGCCGCACCGGCGAGCGCGAGGAGCTGACCGTCGACGAGGCGATCGCCCGCCTCACGGCCGACCTGGCCTGACCGGCTGCCGTACGTACGGACCTGGCGAAGGCCCCCGCACCGCGCGGGGGCCTTCGCTCCGTCCCGGCCTGTGCACCGCATACGACGAGGGCACCCGCACGCGGTGTGCGAGGGTCCCGGTCCGATCCCGTACGTACGAGGAGGGCCCCGCACACCGCGTGCGGGGCCCTCCTCGTACGTACGGCGAACCGTTACAGCCAGCCCGCGAACTCCAGGTTGACCTCGCCCATCTGCCGCCGCCCCTCGGCCAGCGCGCGGGTCCCCGACTCGACCGCCCGGAACAGCGTCCAGCCGTGCAGCCGGGCCTGCTCCACCTCCAGCGACTCCGCCAGCCTCTTGACCCGCCGCCGCGCCGTCACCGGGCCGCCGGGGGAGGCGATCAGATCCTCCGCCCGGTCCCGCACCAGCCGCGCCAGGTCGTAGGCGCGCTCGCCCACCAGCGGCTCAGGGCCCACCGTCAGCCAGGGCGCGCGCTCGCCGGAGAGCACCTTGCTCTGGCGGAAGTTGCCGTGCAGCAGCAGGAGTTCGGGGGAGCCCTCGACCAGCTCCGTACGGGCCGCGAGGGCCGCGTCCACCAGCGGGGCGAGCTCCGGATCGGCCTCGGCGGCCGCCCGCATGCCCTCCGTCTGCCGCCCGGTCCGCTCGGCCACCGTCTCGAAGGGGTGGCCGGCGGGCGGCTCCACCCACAGCCGCCGGACCGTGCCCGCCGCCTCCAGCAGGGCCTTGGCCTCCGGCAGCGAACGCAGCGACACCTCGTGGTGCAGCCGCTCCAGCAGCAGCGCCCCGGACGCGTCGGGGGCGGGCGCGTCCAGCAGCTTCACCGCGCCCCAGCCGTTCCAGTGCGCCAGCGCCGCCCGCTCCTGCTCCGGTTCGGCGCGCGGGGGAGCGATCTTCAGCGCGGCCGGGGTCCCGTCGGCCCGCCGGACCAGGAGCACCAGGGCGCTGCGGCCGCCGGGGGCGGCCACCCGCTCCACGGTGAGGTCCGGCCCGGCGGCGTCGATCGCCTGTTCGGTGAGCGTGGGGAGGCGGTCCAGCCAGTCGGCCGCCGCACCGTCCCCGTACATCTCGCCGAGCGCGCGCACCAGGCGCTGCGGCGGTTCGAAACCCATACGTCCGTTGTTCCCTTTCCAGTCCCTCGTCAGGCCGTGCCGTCCGCTCCCGCGGCCTCCACCGGGCCCGTCGTCGAGGCCGGATCGGCGCCCGGGGCCCGCTCGGCGAGCCCCGGAAAGGCTACGTTGCCGCCCCGCCAGCGGGCCGCCCGCACGGCCGCCTCCCGCAGTGCGCCCGCCGCGTCGGCGCGCGCGGGCCCTTCGGTGGCCCGTACGAGATCGGAGTACACGCCCGCCACCCGGTCCTCCAGGACGGCGGCGAGGCGCAGTGCCGACGCGGTGTCGGTAACCGCGAAGGGCAGAGCGTACGCGGCCTCCGCGGCGACCGGCGCACCGCCCAGGTCACGCACGGTGCGCATGAGCGTGTCCCGGCGTGCGCGGTGCCCGTCGTACGCCGCGTTCGCCTCGGTGCGCCGCTTCTCGGCCACCCGGCCGCCGAGCACGCCGTACCCGTAGACGGCCGCGTGTTCGGCGGCGAGCGCGGCCTGGGCGGCGGTGAGGGCGGGGGAGGGGGCCTCGTCCTCGGAGGGCAGGGTCATGACGCGGTCTCCTTGGCCAGCTCGGTCAGCAGATAGGCGTGGACCGCCGCGGCGGCGGCCACCGAGGCCAGCAGGCGGGCCAGTTCGGGTTCCGCGGTGAGCAGCGCCTCGGCGTGTGCGTCGGCCCTGCGGCGCTCGGCGGCGGCCAGTTCCTTGACGGCGGCCTTCGCGTCGGCGGAGACGGGACCGGGCGCGGGTGGGGCGGCGGCCTTCCCGCCACCCGCCGCCAGGGCCTTGGTGTGCTCCCGTACGGCCGCCCGCAGGGGCGCCAGGCCCTCCGCGAGGGCGGGGTGGGCCTCGGCGGCCAGGTCGTAGTGGGCGAGCGTCAGGGCGGCGGTGCGCGCCGCCGCCGTACGCAGGGCCTTCTCCACCCGCACGGCTTCGGCCTCGGTGCGTACGGGTCCGCTCCGGCCCGTGCTCTTGTCGTCCTCCCCGCAGCCGGTCAGCACCGCACCCAGTGCGAGAGCCCCCGTCGCGGTGAGCGCCCCCCTGCGGGTCGTCCCCGTGCGCCGCACGTTTCTCCTTCGGGCCGGGACCGATCCTGACAGGATCTGTCCTGAAGTGATCACCGCAGGCGAGCGTACCCGCGGTGACAGGGCAGGCGGACGGCAACACCCCTGGCGACCGGATACCCTTTGACCTGACACACGACGATCCCCACAACAGCACACGCGGCCGAGGAGTCACCCGGATGAGCACCACCCAGAGCGAGAGGCTGCGCGGGTTGCTGGAACCGCTCGTCAGCGCGCAGCAGCTGGACCTCGAGGAGATCGAGGTGTCCCGGGCCGGCCGACGTGGAGTGCTGCGGGTCATCGTGGACTCCGACGAGGGCGTGGAGCTGGACACCTGTGCGGAGCTGAGCCGCGCGATCTCCCAGAAGCTGGACGAGACCGACGCGATGGGCGAGGGCGAGTACGTCCTCGAAGTCAGCTCCCCCGGCGCCGACCGCCCGCTGACCGAGCACCGCCACTACGTCCGCGCCACCGGCCGGCTGGCCAGGTTCCACCTCGCCGCCGACGGCTCCGGTGAGCTGGTCGCCCGCATCCTCGCCGTGGACGAGGACGGGCTGGACCTCGAAGTGCCCGGCGTCAAGGGCCGCAAGCCCACGTCCCGCCGCCTCGCCTTCGACGAGATCGCCAAGGCGCGCGTGGAGATCGAATTCAACCGCAAGGACAAGAAGGAAGAGGAGGCGTAGCCGTGGACATCGATGTGAAGCTTTTGAAGGGCTTGGCGCAGGACAAGGAGATCCCCTTCGACGTGCTCGTCGGGGCGATCGAGTCGGCCCTCCTCATCGCGTACCACCGCACCGACGGCAGCCACCGCCGGGCGCGCGTGAAACTCGACGAGAACGGCCACGTCACCGTGTGGGCCAAGGAGGACCCGGCCGACCTCGAAGAGGGCCAGGAGCCCAAGGAGTTCGACGACACCCCCTCCGGGTTCGGCCGGATCGCCGCGACCACCGCCAAGCAGGTCATCCTCCAGCGGCTGCGCGACGCCGAGGACGACCGCACCTTCGGGGAGTACGCGGGCCACGAGGGCGATGTCGTCACCGGCGTCGTCCAGCAGGGCAAGGACCCCAAGAACGTCCTGGTCGACATCGGCAAGATGGAGGCCATGCTGCCGGTCCAGGAGCAGGTCCCGGGCGAGGAGTACACCCACGGCCTGCGTCTTCGTACGTATGTCGTACGGGTCGCCAAGGGCGTCCGCGGCCCCTCGGTGACGCTCTCGCGCACCCACCCGAACCTGGTGAAGAAGCTCTTCGCGCTGGAGGTCCCCGAGATCGCCGACGGTTCGGTGGTCATCGAGGCCATCGCCCGCGAGGCCGGCCACCGCACCAAGATCGCGGTCCGCTCCACCCGTTCGGGCCTCAACGCCAAGGGCGCCTGCATCGGCCCGATGGGCGGCCGTGTGCGCA
Proteins encoded in this window:
- a CDS encoding acyl-CoA dehydrogenase family protein, whose translation is MSAPHNTPQVPKAPKVTEREARRVAEAAREQDWRKPSFAKELFLGRFRLDLIHPHPLPPPDDIRRGEEFLARLRAFCEAHIDSARIEREAKIPDEVVRGLKELGALGMKIETKYGGLGLTQVYYNKALALVGSASPAIGALLSAHQSIGVPQPLKIFGTQEQKDAFLPRLATTDISAFLLTEPDVGSDPARLATTAVPDGNDYLLDGVKLWTTNGVVADLLVVMARVPASEGHPGGITAFVVEADAPGVTVEHRNAFMGLRGIENGVTRFHQVRVPAVNRIGPEGAGLKIALTTLNTGRLSLPAMCVGAGKWCLKIAREWSAVREQWGRPVAKHEAVGAKISFIAATTFALEAIVDLSSQMADEDRNDIRIEAALAKLYGSEMGWLIADELVQIRGGRGFETAESLAARGERAVPAEQMLRDMRINRIFEGSTEIMHLLIAREAVDAHLKVAGDIIDPEKALADKAKAGANAAGFYARWLPQLVTGAGQLPRTYGEFNPAGHRDLSGHLRYVERSSRKLARSTFYAMSRWQGRMETKQGFLGRIVDIGAELFAMSAACVRAEHLRGAGEHGREAYQLADAFCRQSRVRVEELFGRLWSNTDDLDRRVVDGVLSGTYTWLEEGVIDPSGEGPWIADAAPGPSARENQHRPVR
- the dxr gene encoding 1-deoxy-D-xylulose-5-phosphate reductoisomerase, yielding MSDSPAPLADPHLLFDTADGRRDLVILGSTGSIGTQAIDLVLRNPDRFRVTALSAAGGRTALLAEQAHLLRVNAVAVADPGAVPALREALRERYGAGEPLPELLAGPDAAATLAASDCHTVLNGITGSIGLAPTLAALKAGRTLALANKESLIVGGPLVKALAAPGQIIPVDSEHAALFQALAAGKRSDVRKLVVTASGGPFRGRTREELADVTREQALTHPTWAMGPVITINSATLVNKGLEVIEAHLLYDIPFDRIEVVVHPQSYVHSMVEFTDGSTLAQATPPDMGGPIAIGLGWPERVPDAAPAFDWSKASTWEFFPLDTEAFPSVALARHVGTLGSTAPAVFNAANEECVDAFLAGQLPFNGIMDTVTAVVTEHGTPAPGTPLSLADVLEAETWARARARELSAKATAEARA
- a CDS encoding site-2 protease family protein, which encodes MSLTSILLTVLGIAVFVVGLLFSIAWHELGHLSTAKMFGIRVPQYMVGFGPTIWSKQKGDTEYGIKAIPAGGYIRMIGMFPPGADGRLEARSTSPWRGMIEDARSAAYEELEPGDEKRLFYTRKPWKRVIVMFAGPFMNLILAVAIFMGVAMTFGFQTQTTEVAGVQQCVISQSEKRDTCKSTDPVSPAKAAGLQEGDRIVAFDGQKVDDWATLSDRIRNTIGPATITVERGGQEVTLNAVLRENAVAKKDGRGDVIPDQYIKAGYLGFAAQTEIVPLSFGDSVVRMGDMIENGVDAIIALPSKIPDLWNAAFSDGQRADDSPVGVVGAARIGGEVMNLDIPAQNQVAMMLFLLAGFNLSLFLFNMLPLLPLDGGHIAGALWESLRRNVAKVFRRPDPGPFDVAKLMPVAYVVAGLFICFTLLVLVADIVNPVKIT
- the ispG gene encoding flavodoxin-dependent (E)-4-hydroxy-3-methylbut-2-enyl-diphosphate synthase, whose protein sequence is MTAISLGMPAVPTKLADRRVSRQIQVGSVAVGGDAPVSVQSMTTTRTSDIGATLQQIAELTASGCQIVRVACPTQDDADALATIARKSQIPVIADIHFQPKYVFAAIDAGCAAVRVNPGNIKQFDDKVKEIAKAASETRTPIRIGVNAGSLDARLLKKYGKATPEALVESALWEASLFEEHGFGDIKISVKHNDPVVMVNAYRQLAARSDYPLHLGVTEAGPAFQGTIKSAVAFGALLSEGIGDTIRVSLSAPPAEEVKVGLQILEALNLKQRRLEIVSCPSCGRAQVDVYKLADQVSAGLEGMEVPLRVAVMGCVVNGPGEAREADLGVASGNGKGQIFVKGEVIKTVPESKIVETLIEEALKIAEQMEKDGIASGEPQVSIS
- a CDS encoding GNAT family N-acetyltransferase gives rise to the protein MTQTTTRVLEPSDLGAALAILESEPVANAFVTSRVQVAGLDPWRLGGEMWGWYADGRLRSLCYAGANLVPICAGPEAVRAFADRARRAGRRCSSIVGPAEPTALLWRLLEPGWGPAREVRANQPLMVTESPSADVTPDPLVRRIRKDETEVLMPACVAMFTEEVGISPLAGDGGLLYQARVAELIGAGRSFARIDDGKVVFKAEIGAATTQACQIQGVWVAPEHRGKGLSETGMAAVLRYALADVAPVVSLYVNDYNTPARKAYHRVGFRETGTFMSVLF
- a CDS encoding GNAT family N-acetyltransferase, with protein sequence MAPAVTGNGPADPGIEVGPIDLAARVDEALHVQAAAFGLSQDEIDVRRHIVLRHLDHPGARALGALTPDGRLVGFVYGLPNDRAHWWSTVVEPYLRATGSDGWLDDSFVITELHVHPDHQQHGLGRTLITTITDGVPHPRSILSAIDKDSPARALYRALGYRDLARQVVFPSAPLPYAVMGAPLPLRRPRG